The genomic interval TAAAGAaactattacatatacatatatgaacaaatctttttttattcaaattaaatacttttttttataaaaggaaGCATATGAATTGCACAATGGCACATATTATCACGCCTAAACAATTACAAAACAACTTCCGAATTAGTTTTGAAAATTAAGTCCATATAAAATCTGAAATTTCATTAGCATGATGGGTGAAATGACATCATCGATAAGTATTGTTATCTGTTATTAACAACAGTATAGATATCGAAATGGATAAgtaataaacaattttaatattacatgtaaatacatattcaacgtatgtatataaatagacaCAGAgcatatcgaattttttttttttaagaaacttcattcaaaaatataagCAATGGAGGTAAAAGGCAAAACGGGTGATGATAATTCAACATTGAGAGCCGTCGCCATGCAATCACTGGCAGTATCGTATTCTTCCAAGCTTTCGAGGACTAGTCCCAGACTGTACCATGTCGTGTAGTTATTCGGTTCTAATCTTGCCGCATCCCTCAAAATCTTCTCTGCCAATCGTTGAGCCCCTAAATGATGATGGCACAGacctaaaaatcaaaattaaaacactCATTATAAAACACAAACATCCATTAatgaaaactaaataaaatcaacaaaccCAATTGAACAAGACTGTTGACATGTCCAGGATTGATAGCGATAGCGTTCTCGAAGCACTGTCGAGCTTCAGACCACGcctgtttttgactatttaccATACCTCGCTGAAAAGAAGGTACACGAATTAAAACAAGAACTAGATTTCTTTGTCTTCATACggtttgtataaaatatgtgcatatttaccATGTACATTACTTGATGCGAAAGAGGGAAAATGTTAGCGGCTTCCGTTACGCAAGCAGCAGCAGCTGGTGTACCGCCTAAAGCTAAATACAATTCAGCTAAAAGCAACCATACGCGAAGACGTAACATTGGGCCGCCTCGAGAGTTAGCATCAGCTCCTGCACTACCACTCGGTGTTCCAGCAGTTGACGCTGCCGAGCTGAGAGCTCGTTCAACACGGGACGCAGCCAACGAATTAGCCTGCAAAGAACCTGAaaatgaaaagtaaataaatatccagTGACATACCGAGTATACTTTGGAATGGAAGTTTAATCACTTGAATCTTTTGTTGAATCTCTATCATTGTACAACTGTAATACAGATCTCGTTTCAGATTTTCTGTCAAAATCATTTGGAACGTCACTAACAGCACCACTTTCATTGAGCGATTTCCAAAGTGTTAGCATGTGTTTTCCTGTTACCAATGCAGTCTACGAATGATCATAATAAGCAATGATTAAActtataattaatcaaaattattagcaTACAATGTAAGTTACATACTTCTCCTCCTTCACAACGCAGTTGAAGTAATGCCAGTATCCTCAATAAATCCATACTATCAGGATGATCTTCTAGAGCAGCTGTAGCTGTATCTAAGGCTTCCTTTGGTCTTCCGCGTGCTGATAGTAGCAAACATAATAATTGCATAGCAGCAGAACATTCTGAACGTTTACCCAAACAAGAGCGcacatatatctataaatagTCAATAAAAATCATGGTTAAATCtcattatatatagtatatcaattaaatttgaattgaatactTACGAGTGCTTCTGAAAGATTTCCTACTAGAGCGTATTGCAAAGCTAAATAATAAAGCGCCAAATGATCGTTTGGATCACAATCTACTGCTTTATGTAGACTCTCCAAGCATTTCGTATTCGCAATTGTTTTTTCAGCACGTATTGTCGTAGTCCTAAACATttgtatacaattaaaaaataataattcaaaacatGTCACACACATTAAAAACGAATGTTTCAATACCTTGCTGTCATTAAATGccctatacctacatacaaatggCATCGAGAGAGCATGTAAGTAGGATGCTCGTGTTCTCTAGCTAATGCCATCTCACTGTACATAATACCCTCGGATAtctataattaaatgattaattaaaaaaattacattaaatcaaattaaaatctataataatcaaacaaaaagaaaaacataCCCTATTAAGAGAATCGTAACACTGCCTAGCTGCGAGTAAACAAGGAGCGACAGCATTAGGACTCAATTTAATTACTTGAGATAAAACACTGACACCGCGAGCAGCTCGACCCAATCCAACTAGTGCAAAAGCTTGTTGCTGCCAAACATGCACTTCTTCAAACGAAAACTTCATAGCTCTTTCCAAGGACTGAAgagaacaaataaaatcaatcaaattaCAAAACGGACGTGAAATaatcaaatttgatttgttaTATAATACTACCTCTTGCAAAAGTCCAATTTGGCCCCATCTAACTGTCGCTATTGTCAGCAAGTCATAGATAGCACTTGCATTCTCAAAAGCGTGGATTCTCGCTTGCATGAATTCCGGACTCTGAGACAACACAGCGTCCCTAACCGCCATCGCTTCTCCAATTAAAAGCAATAGAATCGTTTCTTCACATTCATTTCGAGGGATGAACTAAAATCGtacaataaaatcaatagaattcaatataaataacgaAATACATACCAATAACAAAACATACCTGATTTAAtcccaaatatttttttggtttcCATGGTCCATCAGAAGTTTTGTTCGCCGGAGCAGTCCATTCATTACCGGATACTCCACGTAGAAGAACTTCAGCCAACTGCCTCGCTAATGTCAGACGTAGCGAATGCGTTCCAGACGACTCCACTGCAGTCAACATTTCACGATATCTAAAaacgcaattaaaaaaaaatcagcatcGAAAATGCAATTACAAGTAAATTAAAACACCGTCACACAAACCTTTCCACAGCACGTTGCAAATTGCCAGACTGCATGTGTAAAATGGGTGCTCGTTGTAAAGCGGTTTCCAAAACTGGACCGAGTCCCCGAAATCCACTCATAGCACCGCTACTTCCACCAATAGTACCACCAATGGATCCGGTTATGTTCGACGAACCTCCGACTACGCTTCCAGTGCCAGATCCACCACCTCCTTCAGCACGTTGTAAATACAGAAGAGACAATTCAGCTGCCAATTCAAAGCAGCGAATCTACAAgtataaaataacaatacaagTATTGCACATTGGGAAGACTCATAACATCACAGATTAGTATTGATTTTttctgtatgcatgtatgtatgtatgtatgattataaGAAGCCATACATTGTTTGTTCACATGTGTACTAACCATATCATTTTCTCTTTCAACTTGTTTGAAGCGACTACCTCCAGGTGTTGCATTGTGTTCTAAACATAGTCCTTTAATGGCGTATGACTCGGCCACAATACGAAGACTTCGTCTGTTATTCAAGaatgataatatatttgaaaattggttgtgtaaaaattttataatattgatcAAGTTAAAAATGGGATATTTTACTCACATTGGAAGTTGTTTTTCTGTCAAGGTGTGCAATTCAgctaatttgtaattttttaaactttCGCTGAACATGCCACACGAATAGTGTAATTTTCCTAGTAAAAGGTGAGCGTCTAAAGCTACTCCAGCTTTTTTGCCGAGATCGTTTGCGGCCAAGAGCAAAAATGATTTTGCTTCTGCGAGCCCCTGCTTCGCTTTTGAAAAGTTTGTTTCGATTGGAGGCCATTCTTCCAGGTAGCTTTCCAATTTCCCTTCTCCGATTAAGAAATTTGAAAGACATTCtataatgacaaaaaaaaacagcatttacTACCAATTTCATATATTACTAAAAATCCGGAATGTTTTACATATAGTTATGACACATTATTGTCCAAATCCATTAGGAATTTTCAAAATCATCTTattgttcaaaaatatttatttatagagcAATACATCCAGATGGTCATGACACATGATTTATGAAAAATGGGAGATATTATTGTTTCAGTGACAAGTCAATTTCGATCAATACAATACGAAATTTCAATACACAAAAGATGCTATAACCTTATACCAATGTAAGGCTGAATATTAAGTCGTTACAAGAATCACAAGGAGCTTCTCCCAAATCCGAAAttctacatattacatatcGAAACAACAGTGATGTGGTGAGAAACTGTAATCTGTCATATAATACAAATGGTCGAGTTTAAAGTCGAAGGTCATAAAGTCAACACTACAATAGTGTGATAAGTGCAAAGGTGAGTGTCGAGTGATGTGCGAATGGTGAacgattcattcattaatttACCGTTGGCCGGCGATCTGACTTTGAGCTGCTCGGCCAGCTCGATGACCTTCTTCCAGTTGGAGTCTTCGCGGCTCTTTTCGATATCAGTTTCGATGCGGACAGCCCCGCGGCCCCCGCGACCTGTCATGCCGCCACCCGCCCCCACACACCCGCGCGCCCACACTCCCTCCCACCTATCACCTTCTACTGTCACACACCACTCACTGACAGTTCTCACGTTCCCCGAACCTAACAACGCGATTCACGACCATCGCCACTTGGCTAACTTCCTGtgataaaatcaatgaaattatttCGGAAAATTCTATCAGTATTATTCAAACCCTCATTACAAATACGTATCTTGCAATACGTAAATTTATCATCAATCCTGATTATTTTTTAGTCAACGTTTAAATATAGTTTAAAATAAAGAGTGAAAGGTCATTGTACCAAAATATCGCCTGAAGATAGTCCGACCAAACAATACTGATAATTAGTTTATAGTTCTGTCTATTCAATCAAATCTTTAAACTTTAAAACCTAGAGAGCACTGTGCTCTTCCACCCGTTTCAAATACAGGATTTTTAAAACTATAATTATAACATATCGCAGGGAAAATGGCAGAAAACGTTAAgtcaaaaattttatgttttgaatAGGTCTATCTCACAGGACCGAaggtgaaaagcccgaaaaagcaaaaatcggaaggcaaagatcgaaaatcgaaagttaagttgaaagatcaaaaaaaagggtgcatggtaaacggtactatgtatatataatatatatgagtagcatgcggtgaaattatctctctttttgtcatacagccttgtttaatgtgcgcgcgcaggattcgggaggaaaagcctgttcctcttgttcccgttgtatcctggtcgcgcaaattaagtgaagatgtacgacggggggagagagacttttaccgcacgccactgatatatatactaaccgtttttcatatgtatgcatggtaaacgaacattttcgactttttaacattcgttGCGGTGACTGTCACCCGTTTTGAATGTGTTAagtcaaaaaatgaataatggtTTTGGTTTCAAAAAAGAGAGcttcatttttgaaaaaatcgattttatcaaaataaggATTTTTGATTTAAAGCTTTCTGCCAGTATAtcgacaataaaaaatatttatttactcaaagtgataaaaaaatttGCTCTTTTTGGATGTCATATAGGTCTCATATCAAATTTTCGTCTATTTGTAAATGTTTTCTTCCGTTTATGACTTTTTTATCACTTCCAATTTCAGTAATTCTGTACCTGTATACTTTTTCCACCTGTTGAATTATAGCCTCAATTGTGCAGTTTTGGAATGTTGTTTGATCAATTTTACTGCTATAGAAATTACAACTAACAAAAAACTTAATCCTTGCTAATAGTTTTAGCAAGGACTTAATAAATAGTTTAAGCCTAAAACTATTTATTAGCtcctaaattaattaaaatcttgGCTTATTGCAAGCATTGTAGCTCGACTTGTAAGTCTTTATCACCATCCAAAATTTCCTAATTCTATTttaagaataaatttaaattttaaatgctatGAGGAATATGCGACGTTATACAGTCCAACTTGTTTATTACGTACAAGGCTATAACGATGAcgcaattgaaaaataaataaaaatgaatcatttattattttagactcTCAAagatcaaaatattattgaaatacgcactgaaaaagaaaatacggtcgacattaaatttaaagaaaataattatacaattttaaaaaagcTTATGAAGTACTATATAAACAATCTATGTAAAATCAATTCATTCAATCACTAACTGAATAATGcataacataaaatatacattacgCAAATTCTTTCCTTACCAAATTATGCAGTTGTATAGTTTTAAGACCGATTGtctacaattacatacatatatagttatacTTTAAATTTATCGTAATTACGAAAAAATAATCCGTTACATTATAACTagcaattttattatacactgAGGTTAATGAAATTATAAACTACTAGACCAAACCAACACGagcagttatatgtatgtatgtatactatgatgaccatttttttcaaattgaaaaccaggacattttatcaaaaaaaaaaaaaaatctacatattatacttccattattaaaaactaacatacagaattaattttctttaatgctcttataaaattctacacagcACTGGTTAAAATTATGCTTATCGATTAgcaaaaattttaaagttttaacattcaatattgCGTTTTATCACTGGACCACATATTGTTCATCGAAGAAAAAAGTTCCTGGTAAACAAACAcaatatttgactaatttgccaatatttttgtaggagacatcattttcgctgaaggcttttgtatatttaaattcatctattatataaaaaaaagtttactgATTTTATCTCATGACTTACCAGGACAGATACTCTAATAACCAGTACTGTACTGGTTAaaacagtacgaatggtcaccttaatgTAGactcatatttgatttttataaattattaatgtaaactatgtatgtatgtatatatgtatgagattttaaaattcgcGAAGACAAATGcaatatattcaattgaaaaatactTGTTTAAATCAAGAGTAGAATTTTGCGCTTTGGTGTGACGTGTAACTGTTTTAGAACCAGTAGTTTCGGCGTTTTACGATCATCGTATTTTATTTTCGGTGATACGAAGAGACACATATCGCCAAAAGTATCTCAATACCACATGtctattatgtaaatacatacgcaattgtattattttaaaactattaatCAACCATCTGATACGTTTAGATTTATCaattagtatattatttataaaatataatattacaaagcatttttcaaattttaaaaatttcgtaCTCGAAATGGGGAAATACACGTGTCAATAGataactatgtataataaaaaaaacatcgttccataattaacaCCTGAATGAACTTTGTTTCTGCTCGTACGACTCCATAAATATATTTGCAGACGATTTCCACGATAAGATTGtacattatacgtacatattcattcatttataCCCACAATAAAGTTCAAACTGTAGAATGtgttataaatatttcttttctGAACACTTATTTATCATAGAAGcacttaaaatttatttaatcgaGTTTTATTACTGCTGTCAAAcaacaaaaacatacacatgaatgtgtatatttacttaaaaatgtatttttgcatgtttatcgcctctaaaaaataatttcttatgTTAGATAGTTGAATGTTCATCAATATTTATTCGACAGTAGTTACAATAATGTCAATGAATATTGATGAATGTCCCAAATGAACACGAGCCGTTATCGTGCTCGCGCTATAAATGTCAattgatgacaatttttttgtatatcaatAAAGACCGATTGAATATTGGCAACCTTTTAATAATGTTTTACAAACTTtccatttgatttttataatacacgTGACGTACTTACTAGTCCGTACTACTTTTACATTTTATGTcgagtaataaaaatacttaccTAGAGTCTACAGCCTgcacacatttttataagtatttGTATGAACATAGTAACtcattatatattttctcaATCAATGAAATCACCAAAGCTTGAAACAGTAAGTTTAATAACTTCACATTTCTTTTTATTCAACATTGAAAAGTCTCGGGAATTGAAAATTCATCGTAATAGCGTTATGAAAATTATCTTTTATCtttaatctttttttaatttatatcaggaaggcctaacaggaaaccctaatgcgccttcttggtcaGAGAcaatgtacatttgatacaaatactattagtattatacaaagtagtataataatttgaaagtacataaatacatatcaattaatattcagagacatatattttaaattataattgcagcattttatacaattcaagattactgaaaactcgagattttgcgagaaattagTTAAGGTTTCTAATttgctggaaccgtttcaatgaaaatcagataaattagcaaactctgataggaaatgatcgacctggagtacaAATCCAGCAGaagccagtgggatttgaacccgtgaccacactgcccaaagcattatataaatatatatatttcgtttCACGTTTATTTGCACTAGGGAGAAAAATACGCGACTCCTATTGATCAGCCTACATCTTAGCTTACCAATAGGAACCGAGATTTACAATTTGTCTGCTGTAAAGAC from Arctopsyche grandis isolate Sample6627 chromosome 9, ASM5162203v2, whole genome shotgun sequence carries:
- the Ttc7 gene encoding tetratricopeptide repeat domain 7; the protein is MTGRGGRGAVRIETDIEKSREDSNWKKVIELAEQLKVRSPANECLSNFLIGEGKLESYLEEWPPIETNFSKAKQGLAEAKSFLLLAANDLGKKAGVALDAHLLLGKLHYSCGMFSESLKNYKLAELHTLTEKQLPIRSLRIVAESYAIKGLCLEHNATPGGSRFKQVERENDMIRCFELAAELSLLYLQRAEGGGGSGTGSVVGGSSNITGSIGGTIGGSSGAMSGFRGLGPVLETALQRAPILHMQSGNLQRAVERYREMLTAVESSGTHSLRLTLARQLAEVLLRGVSGNEWTAPANKTSDGPWKPKKYLGLNQFIPRNECEETILLLLIGEAMAVRDAVLSQSPEFMQARIHAFENASAIYDLLTIATVRWGQIGLLQESLERAMKFSFEEVHVWQQQAFALVGLGRAARGVSVLSQVIKLSPNAVAPCLLAARQCYDSLNRISEGIMYSEMALAREHEHPTYMLSRCHLYVGIGHLMTARTTTIRAEKTIANTKCLESLHKAVDCDPNDHLALYYLALQYALVGNLSEALIYVRSCLGKRSECSAAMQLLCLLLSARGRPKEALDTATAALEDHPDSMDLLRILALLQLRCEGGETALVTGKHMLTLWKSLNESGAVSDVPNDFDRKSETRSVLQLYNDRDSTKDSSSLQANSLAASRVERALSSAASTAGTPSGSAGADANSRGGPMLRLRVWLLLAELYLALGGTPAAAACVTEAANIFPLSHQVMYMRGMVNSQKQAWSEARQCFENAIAINPGHVNSLVQLGLCHHHLGAQRLAEKILRDAARLEPNNYTTWYSLGLVLESLEEYDTASDCMATALNVELSSPVLPFTSIAYIFE